The DNA segment ACTTTGTTCAGTAAGAAAGCTGTAGTCATGGCAGCAGGCTGTTGGACTGGTTCTTTGATACACGAGCTATTGAAAAATTCagaaattgaaatgaatttCCCAGTAAAGCCTCGTAAGGTGAGGTTTCGTATATAGGTTTGATGTTTATTTTGCATTGTTCTGTTCCTGCCATGTTTTACTCAGAGACTTTTAGTTTCAAGATAGCATATACAGAGTACAGTTTGAAGTCCTGGAACCTCTCTGTCTTGCTTcctattattttcttttttttctttcaacgTTTAATTTATCCTAACTGTTTTAGGAATTGAGAAGATATTATGTATCAGTATCcagattaaattattttagggGAATAAACGAAACTGCTCGATGCTTTGTGATTTATACGACAGGGTCACCTGCTCGTTCTCGAGAATTTCAAGTCCTTGACTCTGAATCATGGGCTTATGGAGGTGGGGTATGGCAATCATGAATTGGCAACCATAAGATCTACAAAATTAGAATCAGAGATCGGAGATGATGCAAACACTTCTTCTATTTCAATGACAGCCACCATGGACATGTCGGGAAGGCTTGTTCTTGGTAATTCTTGAACTTTTAAGTTTTCTTGTACACACTTCGTTCTTTTTGTCAGCTCGATGACACAGAAAAAACAGATTTATGTGTAAATAAACTAACAAACAGATCATCTGTGTGGTCACATGGTGAAATTAGGCTGTGGCCAGCATTTGTTTATTGGAGAAGACAGAGTTGAATATGCATTTTTCACTTTCCATGATCGGTAAAACTAATCACAAAATTGAATAGTATCGTCTTTATACTTGACCCTGGTAATGCTTTGTAAACTTTTAATCCTACCCAATGTGAGTTTCATCGGATTAGGTTGGCAAATTCAGTATGCTGAGAAATATTAGTATAAAGTTGATTCTGGAACTACACTTGTGAAATAAGATGGTCCTCGAGCCATCACCAAACTCACATGAGTTTCACTTCATAGAATAAACTTCATTAGGAGGATTTGTGTAATTCTCCATACGCCGCCTGGTCTGGCTACAAAGAAATAAACAAGAGTTGCTTACTTCTGCTTTCCTTAATCTGCTCTGTTCTTCCAGGAAGCAGCCGTCAGCTTGTCGGGTTCAGCACAGAGGTTGATGAATCTATTATCAATCGGATATGGGAACGGGCAGGAGAATTCTTTCCCTCACTAACAAAAATGTCTCTTAAAGATTTGAGCAAAAGCCGAGAAGTAAGAGTGGGACTAAGACCTTACAGTAAGTATTTGATGAACAAAAACTGTTCATTATGACCTCATCTCATGCATGTCAGTATTTTAAGTTATTACCAAGTGATCTACCTTCTTATCTTTAATTGTACGGTACCAGTGCCCGGTGGAAAGCCGGTGCTTGGACCTGTGCCAGGATTGTCAAACTTGTTTATTGCTGCTGGACATGAAGGAGAAGGACTCTCACTGGTAACTATCCTGttcttaggtagtgtttgggaaagcttctaggaagcacttctcagctttttcataacaaattttgaaaatttgtgaaattttgttaaggagaagttgagaagtgcttcctagaagctctcccatACACTACTTTAGTCCACTGTTTTTTGCATCGCAAGATTTAATTATCCCGGACTTTCTTTAGACTTGATTGATCAATTGTCGTCTTACCAGTAGTTGTTTTAGACGTGATGGAAGTCTCACATGCAAATTGCTCGACTCTTACAGGCTTTGGGGACTGCGGAAATGATTGTGGACATGGTGTTGGATAATCCTCCAAAAGTTAATCCAGCACCATTTTCTGCTAGGTTTTAGTCCTTTAAGTAGCTGAAAATCGAAAAGGGCATGCTGCCTTGTTACGTTCTTCGTAAATTTCTGTACTGTTTCTCCCACGATTTTGTCTTATTTTGTTTGTCAATCAGTGCTTCCCTTTCAGCATAGCTAATGCGGATGAGAACTACACAAGTATTCATTCAAAGCAAAGAAAAAATCGTATTTGCCTGATATATTGCCTGGTGATCTGGAAAAGTTTGGCTTGTGTTTCATCATTTATCCCCTTTGGTGGTGGTTGCTGGTTTGAGCATAGTTCATCAAGTGTCTGATTTGAGGCATTTGCAATCgaatatttttaaatctgtgaTTTCTCATGTCCATTTTGACTGTTTGGATGTTTTTTTAATACCAATTTAATATGTTTTAATGtatttcaaatttatccaatatTGATGTTGTTTTAGATCTAAGTTTTAAATCAAGTTCTCAAATCAATTCCGTCAAGCCAAATCATGTAACCACAATCCGAAAAACACCTTAGGAAACTCTACAGACCCTTCTCTTGGTTGAATATTTTCCTTCACAAAAACTTCCATAAAATTATCTCACGAGTCAATTTTGTGATACAAATCTAATATCAataaaaacatattatttttttatgtcaaaactaTTACTTTTCACTTCAGATATGATTGGGTCAATCCGTTTCGTGAATATAAATCTATGAGTTCGTCTCATAAAAAACCTACTATTCTTTTTAAGGTTGTGCTTGGATAAATATATTTCATTTGAGGAACGATTTGATGGATTTATTTCAAATGACACGTCTCTTGACTGTATTTCAACTCACCCacaattactattattattattattgaaattgcATAATTTGATACGTGGAGGAttcgaaattcaattcaaatttGTTTATCCAGCAAGTTAATGAATTTGAGATCAACAGATTTATCCATCATCTTAAATTCATCAATACAAACAACTTCAGTAACAATTATTTTTTAACGGCATTATatctataataaaataaataaatatctttTTCCAAAAGTATAATcgagcatgcattaaattatccaataatcatgaaacacattttttaaaaaatctaaaaataaaaataaaattgctaTTTTGATCAATTTACAATAAACAAGTCACCGACCCTGTTGTTAAAGAGTAATGGCAAATAACTAGAGAGTTGAATCACTCGACTAAACCCcgaaatcaaataatattttgttaatCATTTGGTTATCAAAGTTTTAcgaatttatttgtgtttggaTTAATGATTTCAAATCTATAGATTTCGATTATAGTTTTATTGTTACAATCAAACAATAGATCAAATCTTAAATCTATACCTTACTCATTTACATATTAGTGATAAAAAGTATCAATATTCTGTTGGAGTACCGTTTTTTTCGTTCCCAAgatgcagcgaaagttttaaaattttaattttgacatTCAAAATTGCTTGGGTACTCGTATGgtttaattaaaattcataaaatattttgagataaTACTTTTGGTGAATTAATTCACTTGACACCAACTATTCCGGGATTAGCGGAGATAGCTCTTGTTATAATTCCCTACGAGCAATCATGTAGTGACCATTACTTGGATCACCTACAaaacagaacttaagcatgcaattaacttatttaaacggatatcagaataaaactacgaaaaccatagacattatacaattccaagtaaaggaatctgtaaatacccaaatattatacaaccaaatcgaacagctgtatcaatccaataacaatagaataaaacctaggcgaagatccagctggccaaccactgcctagcccctcttggatccacccgcctcgtccaatcgcaaacttgccccatggaatagggtgtctagaaacacaaagtacgagacgtgagcataaaacgctcagtacgagagtatgagtatacatgcatgcaaagtgaactccctatgaactcgaggtcaaggatcagataacagagacagaccgggccctggtatgtagcacactgtgccgtcgcttcaggaggtggctcccataccataataccagtggatatgccggagccaaatcgatggaagtccaaccactaacaggatagggaaaaaccctattaacagacatctcgaaggagatagctcagtatgcaaatgaatgcagcataaatcaatgacatataaaccatgcagtcacataatacatgcatactcaatcaggatatctcgaacagtactttcgtacctcaaatcagtgctagcactaccaactctaggtccacgcctatagtctgctctatactgccaaatgatactactatcattatagtgctctaaaagccttaactaagctattgcatactcctaaatatttataggaagaaaaagttataccttcgtccgtcgttagccctttgatgtcgatacctccagaacttgggcacaactctgctatgactatcgaacgcctcgccaacccccgggtcaagcctataAAGACTAAAACTACTCAAATATGCCTGGAATAGAGAGGgattctcggaattggcaattgaaagtgaagcctcggccttctatttatagaccacgatcggaacctccgatcctcgatcggaacgtctgatcctgccatcggagcttccgaacagcgttatctgccacgtgtcaaaatatcactagttgacttcggataggggtgatcggagcttccgatcctgattggagcttccgatcctgccacacgtcatgcctgacgtaataccaacggagcttccgatcctgcatcggagcttccgatctcgatcggaacatcTGATCCtgcatcagagcttccgatccgttcgGTACCCTAATCtatttaattagcgttgattaatctcttaatcactgattttggttacgggctactgcattctcccccacttaagatacttcgtcctcgaaatcagatcttaagtaccgaatgtaatacagaaatcaaaatcatattttatttaaatcaaacattttacagagtttgcaactgaatacaacttaagaataaaatcaaaacaactcaggatggtcttcacgcatcctgtcctcaagctcccaagtagcttcctcagtgcctcggcgctttcactgaactaaaaccagaggaatgaccttgttccgcaaaaccttatccttatgatccaggatacgaataggtttctcaacataggtcaactccttgctcacctgaacctcagaccgctgcagaatatgagactcatccgccacataccgtcgcaacagagatacgtggaacacgtcgtgaatactggaaagatgaagtggcaaagctagtcgataagccaaatcgccaatgctctccaagatctcaaacgaaccgataaacctgggagacaacttgcccttaaggccaaatctgagaattttgcgaaaaggtgacactctcaaaaacaaTTTCttcccgacatcgaactgcaaaggctacgcttggtgttagcatagctagcctgacgatcctgtgcagtcttaatctatttcttgatctgatcaacaatgtctatcgcctgttggataaactccggtccctcagcctgtctctcccctacttcttcccagaagagtggagtacgacaacgtcacccgtacaacgcctcaaaaggtgtcatcccaatactagtatgatagctgttgttgtacgcgaactcgatcaatggcaaatgatcctgccaggctgaaccaaaatccatgacgcacgctctaagcatatcctccaaagtacggatagtgcgctctgactgagcatcagtctccggatgataggcagtactcaaactaagagtagtacccatcgcacgctgaacactcccccagaatctagaagtaaacctggggtcccgatcgctgacaatgctcaccggcactccatgaagtcgaacaatctcctgaatgtacaaccgagccatatgatccacattgtactcctggctataggaaatgaaatgcgttgacttggtgagttggtccaccacaacccagataacatcacagttcctcggggataccggcaaatgggtcacaaagtccattgtgataaactcccatttccatttaggaataggcagactgtgaagcaatcctccaggtcgtcggtgctctgccttgacctgttgacacaccaaacatctcgaaaaaaactgataaacactgcgtttcattcccttccaccagaaacgagtacgtagatccttgtacatcttgttgctcccaggatgaatactcaacttagtgcgatgcgcctgagacaaaatctcctctcgcaactctacatcctgcggaatcacaagcctaccagacaaacacagaaagccatctgac comes from the Henckelia pumila isolate YLH828 chromosome 1, ASM3356847v2, whole genome shotgun sequence genome and includes:
- the LOC140892813 gene encoding uncharacterized protein isoform X3 gives rise to the protein MGFSYKKPPTVGSSSCNHPKSRHGSLTGTWMEKDSLLVGRIAEDCSVLRRKVEQLKDAGLGAEFLSSDDLKSEEPALDLGQECGAAFMPDDCQLDARHAVAFIEKGNRYYAAHGRYAEFYYEPVTSFLRSESSGKIEAVQTSKNTLFSKKAVVMAAGCWTGSLIHELLKNSEIEMNFPVKPRKGHLLVLENFKSLTLNHGLMEVGYGNHELATIRSTKLESEIGDDANTSSISMTATMDMSGRLVLGSSRQLVGFSTEVDESIINRIWERAGEFFPSLTKMSLKDLSKSREVRVGLRPYMPGGKPVLGPVPGLSNLFIAAGHEGEGLSLALGTAEMIVDMVLDNPPKVNPAPFSARF